One region of Roseovarius faecimaris genomic DNA includes:
- a CDS encoding FAD binding domain-containing protein: MYAFDIERPSTVADAVKLLSDSVESQPLGGGQTLIPTLKQRLASPERLVSLGGIDEIRGICQDDAGRICIGGATTHAEVAAGAGAFPALAGLAGNIGDPAVRNRGTIGGSLANNDPSACYPAAVLGAGATVVTNTREIAADDYFQGMFTTALDEGEIITEVKFPVPERAAYMKFEQPASRFALVGVFVAKTADGVRVAVTGASEEGVFRWAEAEAALNGDFSASALEGMSPGADGMISDLHGSSEYRAHLVGVMTRRAVAAA; encoded by the coding sequence ATGTATGCATTTGATATCGAACGCCCGAGCACCGTGGCCGATGCGGTCAAGCTTCTGAGCGATAGTGTGGAAAGCCAGCCTCTGGGTGGGGGACAAACCCTGATCCCGACGCTGAAACAGCGCCTGGCCAGCCCCGAGCGGCTGGTGAGTCTGGGCGGCATCGACGAGATTCGCGGCATCTGTCAGGACGATGCGGGCCGGATCTGTATCGGCGGGGCGACAACCCATGCCGAGGTGGCCGCAGGCGCCGGGGCTTTCCCGGCGCTGGCGGGGCTTGCGGGCAATATCGGCGATCCGGCGGTGCGCAACCGCGGGACGATCGGCGGAAGCCTGGCCAATAACGACCCGTCGGCCTGCTACCCCGCCGCCGTTCTGGGCGCGGGGGCGACAGTGGTCACCAACACGCGCGAGATCGCGGCGGATGACTATTTCCAGGGCATGTTCACCACGGCGCTCGACGAGGGCGAGATCATCACCGAGGTGAAATTCCCCGTACCGGAACGGGCCGCCTACATGAAGTTCGAGCAACCCGCCTCGCGCTTTGCGCTGGTGGGGGTCTTTGTCGCCAAAACCGCCGATGGTGTGCGCGTGGCGGTGACCGGGGCGTCGGAAGAGGGCGTGTTCCGCTGGGCCGAGGCCGAAGCGGCGCTGAACGGTGATTTTTCCGCGTCGGCGCTGGAGGGTATGAGCCCGGGCGCGGATGGGATGATCTCGGACCTGCACGGCTCATCCGAATACCGCGCGCATCTGGTGGGCGTGATGACCCGCCGGGCGGTGGCCGCCGCCTGA
- a CDS encoding xanthine dehydrogenase family protein molybdopterin-binding subunit has product MPADGGIGASPKRREDIRFLTGTGNYTDDINMRGQAYVHFLRSDVAHGRINSIDTSAAEAMPGVLKIYTGDNFRDAGSIPCGWQVTDRFGEPMKEPRHPILAEDKVRHVGDPICAIVAESREQARDAAEAIDLDIEELPAVVDMKAALEPGATLVHDDLADNLCFDWGFVEENKEAVDEAFRNAAHVTSVELINNRLVPNPMEPRVAIGDYNRASGDSTLYTTSQNPHVIRLLMGAFVLGIPEHKLRVVAPDVGGGFGSKIYHYAEEAFCTYAAKDLNRPVKWTCSRSEAFLTDAQARDHVTKIELALDAENNFTAIRTDTYANMGAYLSTFAPSIPTWLHGTLMAGNYKTPLIYVNVKAVFTNTVPVDAYRGAGRPEATYQLERVIDKAARELGVDPIALRRQNFVTEFPYATPVAVEYDSGDFHRLMDKLESRADFPGFEARREASRAKGKLRGLGINCFIEACGIAPSNLVGQLGARAGLYESATVRVNATGGITVMTGSHSHGQGHETVFPQVVADMLGIDPSMIEIEHGDTANTPMGMGTYGSRSIAVGGSAMVRATEKIIAKAKKIAAHLMEASEADIELKDGQFSVAGTDKSVAWGDVTLAAYVPHNYPLEEVEPGLEETAFYDPNNFTYPAGAYACEVEVDPDTGKVTIERFTTADDFGNVINPMIVDGQVHGGLTQGIGQALLENCVYDKNGQLLSASYMDYAMPRADDVPFFSIDHSNGTPCTHNPLGVKGCGEAGAIGSTPTVVNAVVDALKSGGFAVDHVDMPVTPHNVWKAMQNSGQG; this is encoded by the coding sequence ATGCCAGCAGATGGAGGCATCGGCGCCAGCCCGAAACGGCGCGAGGATATCCGGTTTCTGACCGGGACCGGGAACTATACCGACGACATCAACATGCGTGGACAGGCCTATGTGCATTTCCTGCGCTCGGATGTGGCCCATGGGCGGATCAATTCGATCGACACCTCCGCCGCCGAGGCGATGCCGGGGGTGCTGAAGATCTACACCGGCGACAATTTCCGCGACGCGGGGTCGATCCCCTGCGGATGGCAGGTGACCGACCGCTTCGGTGAGCCCATGAAAGAACCGCGCCACCCGATCCTGGCAGAGGACAAGGTGCGCCATGTGGGCGATCCGATCTGTGCCATTGTCGCCGAGAGCCGCGAACAGGCGCGCGATGCCGCCGAGGCCATCGACCTCGACATCGAGGAACTGCCCGCGGTGGTGGACATGAAAGCCGCGCTGGAGCCCGGCGCGACGCTGGTGCATGACGACCTGGCGGACAACCTGTGCTTTGACTGGGGGTTTGTCGAGGAAAACAAGGAGGCCGTGGACGAAGCATTCCGCAATGCCGCCCATGTGACCAGTGTCGAGCTGATCAACAACCGGCTGGTGCCCAACCCGATGGAGCCGCGCGTGGCCATCGGCGACTATAACCGGGCCAGCGGTGACAGCACGCTCTACACCACTTCGCAGAACCCGCATGTGATCCGGCTGCTGATGGGCGCCTTCGTGCTGGGTATCCCCGAGCACAAGCTTCGCGTGGTGGCCCCGGATGTGGGCGGCGGGTTCGGCTCGAAAATCTATCACTATGCCGAGGAAGCCTTCTGTACCTATGCGGCGAAGGATCTGAACCGCCCGGTGAAATGGACCTGCTCGCGCTCGGAGGCGTTCCTCACGGACGCGCAGGCGCGCGACCATGTGACCAAGATCGAGCTGGCGCTGGACGCGGAGAACAACTTCACCGCGATCCGCACCGATACTTACGCGAATATGGGTGCCTATCTGAGCACCTTCGCGCCGTCGATCCCGACCTGGCTGCACGGTACATTGATGGCTGGCAACTATAAGACCCCGCTCATCTATGTGAACGTGAAGGCGGTCTTTACCAACACGGTGCCGGTCGATGCCTATCGCGGGGCCGGGCGGCCCGAGGCGACCTATCAGCTGGAGCGCGTGATCGACAAGGCCGCGCGTGAGCTGGGCGTCGATCCGATTGCGCTGCGCCGTCAGAATTTCGTGACCGAGTTCCCCTATGCCACCCCGGTGGCCGTGGAATACGATTCGGGCGATTTCCACCGGCTGATGGACAAGCTGGAGAGCCGCGCCGATTTCCCCGGCTTCGAGGCACGCCGTGAGGCCAGCCGCGCCAAGGGCAAGCTGCGGGGCCTTGGCATCAACTGTTTCATCGAGGCCTGCGGCATCGCGCCGTCGAACCTGGTGGGTCAGCTTGGTGCGCGCGCGGGGCTTTATGAAAGCGCCACGGTGCGGGTCAACGCCACGGGCGGCATCACCGTCATGACCGGCAGTCACAGCCACGGGCAGGGGCACGAAACCGTGTTCCCGCAGGTGGTGGCCGATATGCTGGGGATCGACCCGTCCATGATCGAGATCGAACATGGCGACACGGCCAACACACCGATGGGCATGGGCACCTATGGCTCGCGCTCCATCGCGGTGGGCGGATCGGCCATGGTGCGCGCCACCGAGAAGATCATCGCCAAGGCCAAGAAGATCGCCGCGCACCTGATGGAGGCCTCGGAGGCCGATATCGAGCTGAAGGACGGGCAGTTCTCTGTCGCGGGCACCGACAAGTCGGTCGCCTGGGGCGATGTGACCCTGGCCGCCTATGTGCCGCATAACTACCCGCTGGAAGAGGTCGAGCCGGGGCTGGAGGAAACCGCCTTCTACGACCCCAACAACTTCACCTATCCCGCGGGCGCCTATGCCTGCGAGGTCGAAGTGGACCCCGACACCGGCAAGGTCACGATCGAGCGCTTCACCACTGCCGATGATTTCGGCAATGTGATCAACCCGATGATCGTGGACGGGCAGGTGCATGGGGGCCTTACGCAAGGCATCGGGCAGGCGCTTTTGGAAAACTGCGTTTATGACAAGAACGGTCAGCTTCTATCGGCATCCTACATGGATTACGCCATGCCGCGCGCCGACGATGTGCCGTTCTTCTCGATCGACCATTCCAACGGCACGCCCTGTACGCACAACCCCCTGGGGGTGAAAGGCTGTGGTGAGGCGGGGGCCATCGGCTCGACGCCCACGGTGGTCAACGCGGTGGTGGATGCGCTGAAGTCGGGTGGCTTTGCCGTGGATCACGTCGATATGCCGGTGACGCCGCATAATGTCTGGAAAGCCATGCAAAATTCGGGGCAAGGGTAA
- a CDS encoding (2Fe-2S)-binding protein, whose protein sequence is MAQVSMTVNGKAASGQIEGRTLLSDFLRETLELTGTHVGCDTSQCGACVVHVNGKAVKSCTMFAAEAEGAEVTTIEGMASPDGSLGAIQQAFQDHHGLQCGFCTPGMVMSAAALLSENPKPTEAEVRDYLEGNICRCTGYHNIVKAILAASGQDVSAIAAE, encoded by the coding sequence ATGGCACAGGTCAGCATGACCGTGAACGGCAAAGCCGCGTCTGGCCAGATTGAAGGCCGCACGCTGCTCAGCGATTTCTTGAGAGAGACCCTGGAACTGACCGGCACGCATGTCGGCTGTGACACCAGCCAGTGCGGGGCTTGTGTGGTGCATGTGAACGGCAAGGCGGTGAAGTCCTGCACGATGTTCGCCGCCGAGGCCGAGGGCGCCGAGGTGACCACGATCGAGGGCATGGCCAGTCCGGATGGGTCGCTGGGGGCGATTCAGCAGGCGTTCCAGGATCATCACGGGCTGCAATGCGGCTTTTGCACACCGGGCATGGTGATGTCGGCGGCGGCCTTGCTGAGCGAAAACCCGAAGCCCACCGAGGCGGAGGTGCGCGATTATCTCGAAGGCAATATCTGCCGCTGCACCGGCTATCACAACATCGTCAAGGCGATCCTGGCGGCAAGCGGTCAGGACGTGAGCGCGATTGCAGCGGAATAA